One genomic window of Halobellus limi includes the following:
- a CDS encoding SLC13 family permease, producing MPLFEVSGVVVVFALVGLALVAFVTEVVPNDVTAIAIIAALVVLEPWTGVGPRAAISGFANPATVTIIAMYMLSAGIQETGIIRRLGVLLAEFTDGDEFRALLATVGTTGPIAGVINNTPVVAVFIPMITDLAERTNTSPSKLLLPLSYAAILGGTLTLVGTSTNILASDFARLLIDGRDGIGMFEFTGLGVVLLLVGSAYLLTVGRWLTPARIPVDGDRVSEFDLSDHLAFVRVRSESPAVGETLDAFDAEHDEIRILQLRRDGEGIAGPHADVPIESGDVLVVHGSLQAVNRFREAADVSHLVREPVTADTFETAATGGTLARAVVPERSRYVGETVAETGMDEYHRTTVLAIRRGGDLLRTDLRERTLQPGDLLLVRTTPASARYFRDSGELVVADERAFEDRVAEDASTTGDSSPTVAGGVATGGVEAGDDAGTGLPPISPKTPLAIGILLAVVAVAALDLLPIVIAALAGVVAMVVTGCLTTADAYDAVSWNVVFLLAGVIPLGLALNATGGAALLADLLVALGGVLPIVGVLFVLYVAVGALASVITPVATIVLAIPVAVDGAARLGANEFAFLLAAMFASATSFATPIGYQTNLMVYGPGGYEFADFLRVGGPLQLLLAVVATVGITAIWGL from the coding sequence ATGCCGCTCTTCGAGGTCTCCGGCGTGGTGGTCGTCTTCGCGCTGGTCGGCCTCGCGCTCGTCGCCTTCGTCACCGAGGTCGTCCCGAACGACGTCACCGCGATCGCGATCATCGCCGCGCTCGTCGTCTTAGAGCCCTGGACCGGGGTCGGCCCTCGGGCCGCCATCTCCGGGTTCGCCAACCCCGCGACCGTCACGATCATCGCGATGTACATGCTGAGCGCCGGGATCCAGGAAACGGGGATCATCCGCCGGTTGGGCGTGTTGCTCGCCGAGTTCACCGACGGCGACGAGTTCCGAGCGCTGCTGGCGACGGTCGGCACCACGGGGCCGATCGCCGGCGTGATCAACAACACCCCCGTCGTCGCGGTGTTCATCCCGATGATCACGGACCTGGCCGAGCGCACGAACACCAGTCCCTCGAAGCTCCTGCTGCCGCTCTCGTACGCGGCGATTCTCGGGGGGACGCTCACGCTCGTCGGGACGTCGACGAACATCCTCGCCAGCGACTTCGCCCGCCTGCTCATCGACGGCCGCGACGGGATCGGGATGTTCGAGTTCACCGGTCTCGGGGTCGTGCTGCTCCTCGTCGGGAGCGCGTACCTCCTGACGGTCGGCCGGTGGCTCACCCCCGCGCGGATCCCCGTCGACGGCGACCGGGTCTCGGAGTTCGACCTCTCGGACCACCTCGCGTTCGTCCGCGTGCGGTCGGAGTCGCCCGCCGTCGGAGAAACCCTCGACGCCTTCGACGCCGAGCACGACGAGATCCGGATCCTCCAGTTGCGGCGCGACGGCGAGGGGATCGCCGGCCCGCACGCGGACGTCCCGATCGAGTCGGGGGACGTTCTCGTCGTCCACGGCTCGCTGCAGGCCGTCAACCGGTTCCGCGAGGCCGCCGACGTGAGCCACCTCGTCCGGGAACCGGTCACCGCCGACACCTTCGAGACGGCCGCAACGGGCGGGACGCTGGCGCGAGCGGTCGTCCCGGAACGCTCCCGGTACGTGGGCGAGACCGTCGCCGAGACCGGGATGGACGAGTACCACCGGACGACCGTCCTGGCGATCCGGCGGGGCGGCGATCTGCTCCGGACGGACCTCCGAGAGCGGACGCTCCAGCCCGGCGACCTGCTCCTCGTCCGGACGACTCCGGCGTCGGCGCGCTACTTCCGCGACAGCGGCGAGCTCGTCGTCGCCGACGAACGTGCCTTCGAGGATCGGGTCGCCGAGGACGCGTCGACGACGGGCGACAGCAGTCCGACCGTCGCGGGCGGGGTGGCGACCGGCGGCGTCGAAGCCGGCGACGACGCCGGGACGGGGCTGCCGCCGATCTCGCCGAAGACGCCGCTGGCGATCGGGATCCTCCTCGCCGTCGTCGCCGTCGCGGCGCTGGATCTGCTCCCCATCGTGATCGCCGCGCTCGCCGGCGTCGTCGCGATGGTCGTGACGGGCTGTCTCACCACCGCCGACGCCTACGACGCCGTCTCCTGGAACGTCGTCTTCCTGCTCGCCGGCGTCATCCCGCTCGGCCTCGCGCTGAACGCGACCGGCGGCGCGGCGCTCCTGGCCGACCTGCTGGTCGCCCTCGGGGGAGTCCTGCCGATCGTTGGCGTCCTGTTCGTCCTCTACGTCGCCGTCGGGGCGCTGGCGAGCGTCATCACGCCGGTCGCGACGATCGTCCTCGCGATCCCGGTCGCCGTCGACGGGGCCGCCCGCCTCGGCGCGAACGAGTTCGCGTTCCTCCTGGCGGCGATGTTCGCCTCCGCGACGTCGTTCGCGACGCCGATCGGCTACCAGACGAACCTGATGGTGTACGGCCCGGGCGGCTACGAGTTCGCCGACTTCCTCCGGGTCGGCGGGCCGCTGCAGTTGCTCTTGGCCGTCGTCGCGACCGTCGGGATCACCGCGATCTGGGGGCTTTGA
- a CDS encoding DUF6360 family protein: MPNRLLKVNAYTTLDLVDAAARGHDFEDEAVAVLNVTSPRENPDHVKFQLELDNSHLESVPPHADEVTLSAEEARTVADALNSHAAKVEAAEADGDDAE, encoded by the coding sequence ATGCCCAACCGACTGCTCAAGGTCAACGCCTACACCACGCTCGACCTCGTCGACGCCGCCGCGCGCGGCCACGACTTCGAGGACGAGGCGGTCGCCGTCCTGAACGTCACGTCGCCCCGCGAGAACCCCGACCACGTGAAGTTCCAGCTCGAACTCGACAACAGTCATCTGGAGTCGGTGCCGCCTCACGCCGACGAGGTGACGCTCTCGGCCGAGGAGGCCCGGACCGTCGCGGACGCGCTGAACTCCCACGCCGCCAAGGTCGAGGCGGCCGAGGCCGACGGCGACGACGCCGAGTGA
- a CDS encoding IclR family transcriptional regulator, whose protein sequence is MVFGEEGRARESTDEEPNGVEATQRSIRILRSLKEDGPANLTEIADRLGYSKSTVHRHLSTLAEAGYVAEGDDGYRVGLLFLDYGVHAQNEHRLYRIAKPKVDDLADELDEKVWIMAEENGYGIFLYHNAGKETVETYTRDGYRAHLHAFAAGKAVLAFMDDASIDRILDRRGLPAETPDTITDREALYDEIESIRERGVAFNRQESVRGVNAVAAPIIDSRDEPIGSLTVAGPANRLKGTYLEHELPEMLLGVANEIEVNLTYD, encoded by the coding sequence ATGGTATTCGGCGAGGAGGGCCGGGCGAGGGAGTCCACCGACGAGGAGCCGAACGGGGTCGAGGCCACGCAGCGCTCGATCAGGATACTCCGGAGCCTCAAGGAGGACGGGCCGGCGAACCTGACGGAGATAGCCGACCGTCTCGGGTACTCGAAGAGCACGGTCCACCGGCACCTCTCGACGCTGGCGGAGGCGGGCTACGTCGCCGAGGGCGACGACGGTTACCGGGTCGGACTCCTCTTTCTGGACTACGGCGTCCACGCCCAGAACGAACACAGACTCTACCGGATCGCGAAGCCGAAGGTCGACGACCTCGCCGACGAACTCGACGAGAAAGTGTGGATTATGGCCGAGGAGAACGGCTACGGGATATTCCTCTATCACAACGCCGGCAAGGAAACCGTCGAGACGTACACTCGGGACGGGTATCGGGCGCACCTCCACGCCTTCGCCGCCGGGAAGGCCGTCCTGGCGTTCATGGATGACGCGTCGATCGACCGCATTCTCGACCGGCGCGGGCTGCCGGCCGAGACGCCGGACACGATCACCGACCGCGAGGCGCTGTACGACGAGATCGAATCGATCCGCGAACGGGGCGTCGCGTTCAACCGCCAGGAGTCCGTTCGCGGGGTCAACGCCGTCGCCGCGCCCATCATAGATTCGAGAGACGAACCGATCGGCTCGCTCACGGTCGCCGGTCCGGCGAACCGGCTCAAGGGGACGTACCTGGAACACGAACTCCCCGAGATGCTGCTCGGCGTGGCCAACGAGATCGAAGTCAACCTCACTTACGACTGA
- a CDS encoding DUF7119 family protein, which yields MTDDPGDRAGRLPADREEPVGEPVVRADPAVTGERAKEAVGFDPDDPESVAEAAETVRAFSENTVGAADNVYMLRGAAACAALVRGVGSYKEAVERAGGDVSVSFVRKWARVHDLPQAIRRHVARGDIAPTAAKHIARVSGVDRFDLAWAVVDADLTVRQVRRIASEVDGQTSTAEALRARGIELGRIELSLPLDVYRELRRRASIENRDPGELVAEALDSYFAEESVTPE from the coding sequence ATGACCGACGACCCCGGCGACCGGGCGGGGCGGCTCCCCGCAGACCGCGAAGAGCCCGTCGGTGAGCCCGTCGTCCGCGCCGACCCCGCCGTCACGGGCGAGCGGGCCAAGGAGGCCGTCGGGTTCGACCCCGACGACCCCGAGAGCGTCGCCGAGGCCGCCGAGACGGTCCGCGCCTTCTCGGAGAACACCGTCGGCGCCGCGGACAACGTGTACATGCTCCGCGGTGCGGCCGCCTGCGCGGCGCTCGTCAGGGGCGTCGGCTCCTACAAGGAGGCGGTCGAACGCGCCGGCGGCGACGTCTCCGTCTCGTTCGTCCGCAAGTGGGCCCGCGTCCACGACCTCCCGCAGGCGATCCGGCGGCACGTCGCCCGCGGCGACATCGCCCCCACGGCCGCGAAGCACATCGCCCGCGTCTCCGGCGTCGACCGCTTCGACCTCGCGTGGGCGGTCGTCGACGCCGACCTTACGGTCCGGCAGGTTCGTCGGATCGCGAGCGAGGTCGACGGGCAGACGAGCACCGCCGAGGCGCTCAGGGCGCGCGGGATCGAACTCGGGCGGATCGAGCTGTCGCTCCCCCTCGACGTCTACCGGGAACTCCGCCGGCGCGCCTCGATCGAGAACCGAGACCCCGGCGAACTGGTCGCCGAAGCGCTCGATTCGTACTTCGCCGAGGAGTCTGTCACTCCGGAGTAG
- a CDS encoding heavy metal translocating P-type ATPase codes for MSTRTLHLDVRGMSCANCSGTVQDALDSLDGVESASVNFATDEASVSYDPDRVSLAEIYDAIERSGYDPVSETVSIAITDMSCANCAEANRESLESTPGVIRADVNFATDEAQVEYVPGEVSIEELYDAVESAGYTPVRETGGDDADGGAAGQGGGGEDARDVARKAEITRQKRLTLFGAALSTPLLAMLALHLFAPGTVPETIPGTGVPFGWVAFALATPVQVVLGREFYENSYTALVRNRTANMDVLIALGSTTAYLYSVIALVGILPNAGLYFDTAALILVFITLGNYLEARSKGQASDALRSLLEMEADTATLVDRAGSETPRADGEEREVPLDEVEVGDLMKVRPGEKIPTDGVVVDGESAVDESMVTGESVPVSKEEGDEVVGSTVNQNGVLIVEATKVGADTAIQQIVQTVKEAQSRQPEIQNVADRISAYFVPAVIVNALVWAVLWGLFPAQLAGFVEALPLWGVVVGGPAAAGGAVSTLEFAVLVFASAVLIACPCALGLATPAATMVGTSIGAQNGVLFKGGDVLERVRDVDTVVFDKTGTLTKGEMSLTDVVALEPTTDGGSLDPSTDGDTPDPAPDGGALREVEEGEETPGDAAGGEDAETTVLRLAAAVEQNSEHPLARAIVEGADERGIDVPDAADFENVPGRGVRATVDGDTILVGNRRLLEDAGIDPSPAEEAMHRLEEEGKTAMLVGRLSERGSETDPSDAAGEAGDATDETSAAGEVLGVVADADTIKETSAAAVSALRERGVDVHMITGDNERTARAVAEQVGIDPDNVRAEVLPDGKADAVEAIQDEGRKAMMVGDGVNDAPALAAAFVGTAIGSGTDVAIEAADVTLMRDDPTDVVKAIRVSAGTLAKIKQNLFWALGYNTAMIPLASLGLLQPILAAGAMALSSVSVLTNSLLFRRYTPDHDYRVLGFLRGGR; via the coding sequence ATGAGTACGCGAACCCTCCACCTCGACGTCAGGGGGATGTCCTGTGCCAACTGCTCGGGGACGGTGCAGGACGCCCTCGACTCTCTCGACGGAGTCGAATCGGCGTCGGTCAACTTCGCGACCGACGAAGCGAGCGTGAGCTACGATCCCGACCGGGTGTCGCTCGCGGAGATCTACGACGCGATCGAGCGGTCCGGCTACGACCCCGTCTCGGAGACGGTCTCGATCGCGATCACCGACATGTCCTGTGCGAACTGCGCGGAGGCGAACCGGGAGTCGCTGGAGTCGACCCCGGGGGTGATCCGCGCGGACGTGAACTTCGCGACCGACGAGGCGCAGGTCGAGTACGTTCCGGGCGAGGTATCGATCGAGGAACTGTACGACGCGGTCGAGTCCGCGGGGTACACGCCGGTCCGAGAGACCGGTGGCGACGACGCGGACGGCGGTGCGGCCGGCCAGGGAGGCGGCGGTGAAGACGCCCGCGACGTCGCTCGAAAGGCCGAGATCACGAGACAGAAGCGCCTGACGCTCTTCGGGGCCGCGCTCTCGACGCCGCTCCTGGCGATGCTCGCGCTCCACCTGTTCGCGCCCGGGACGGTTCCCGAGACGATCCCCGGGACCGGCGTGCCGTTCGGGTGGGTCGCGTTCGCGCTCGCGACGCCCGTCCAGGTCGTCCTCGGCCGGGAGTTCTACGAGAACAGCTACACGGCGCTGGTGCGGAACCGGACGGCCAACATGGACGTGCTGATCGCGCTCGGTTCCACCACGGCGTACCTGTACTCGGTGATCGCGCTCGTGGGGATCCTGCCGAACGCGGGGCTGTACTTCGACACCGCCGCGCTCATCCTGGTGTTCATCACGCTCGGCAACTACCTCGAAGCGCGCTCGAAGGGGCAGGCCTCCGACGCCCTCCGGTCGCTCCTGGAGATGGAGGCCGACACGGCCACGCTCGTCGACAGAGCCGGGTCGGAGACGCCGCGTGCGGACGGCGAGGAGCGTGAGGTCCCTCTCGACGAGGTCGAAGTGGGCGACCTGATGAAGGTCCGTCCCGGCGAGAAGATCCCGACCGACGGCGTCGTCGTCGACGGCGAGTCGGCGGTCGACGAGTCGATGGTGACCGGCGAGTCCGTGCCCGTCTCGAAGGAGGAGGGCGACGAGGTCGTCGGCTCGACGGTGAACCAGAACGGCGTGCTGATCGTCGAGGCGACGAAGGTCGGCGCCGACACCGCGATCCAGCAGATCGTCCAGACCGTCAAGGAAGCGCAGTCCCGTCAGCCCGAGATCCAGAACGTCGCCGACCGGATCTCGGCGTACTTCGTCCCCGCCGTGATCGTCAACGCGCTCGTCTGGGCGGTTCTGTGGGGGCTCTTCCCGGCGCAGCTGGCCGGGTTCGTCGAGGCGCTCCCGCTGTGGGGCGTCGTGGTCGGCGGCCCCGCGGCGGCCGGCGGGGCCGTCTCGACGCTGGAGTTCGCCGTGCTCGTGTTCGCCTCCGCCGTCCTGATCGCCTGTCCGTGCGCGCTCGGACTGGCGACGCCGGCGGCGACGATGGTCGGCACGTCGATCGGCGCGCAGAACGGCGTGCTGTTCAAGGGCGGCGACGTCCTCGAACGCGTCCGCGACGTCGACACCGTCGTCTTCGACAAGACCGGCACGCTGACGAAGGGCGAGATGTCGCTGACGGACGTCGTCGCGCTCGAACCGACGACGGACGGCGGATCGCTCGATCCTTCGACGGACGGCGACACGCCCGACCCCGCGCCCGACGGCGGCGCGCTCCGGGAAGTCGAAGAGGGCGAAGAGACGCCCGGTGACGCGGCCGGCGGCGAGGACGCCGAGACGACGGTCCTCCGCCTCGCGGCCGCCGTCGAGCAGAACAGCGAGCACCCGCTCGCACGGGCCATCGTCGAGGGCGCCGACGAGCGCGGCATCGACGTCCCCGACGCCGCGGACTTCGAGAACGTGCCCGGGCGCGGCGTCCGCGCGACCGTCGACGGGGACACGATCCTCGTGGGGAACCGTCGGCTCCTCGAAGACGCCGGCATCGACCCCTCGCCCGCGGAGGAGGCGATGCATCGGTTAGAAGAAGAGGGTAAGACGGCGATGCTCGTCGGTCGTCTCTCCGAACGGGGCTCCGAGACCGACCCGAGCGACGCCGCCGGCGAGGCAGGCGATGCGACCGACGAGACGTCTGCCGCCGGCGAGGTCCTCGGCGTCGTCGCCGACGCCGACACCATCAAGGAGACGTCGGCGGCGGCGGTCAGCGCGCTCCGCGAGCGCGGCGTCGACGTCCACATGATCACCGGCGACAACGAGCGGACCGCCCGCGCGGTCGCCGAACAGGTCGGTATCGATCCCGACAACGTCCGCGCGGAGGTGCTGCCGGACGGCAAGGCCGACGCGGTCGAGGCGATCCAGGACGAGGGGAGGAAAGCGATGATGGTCGGCGACGGCGTCAACGACGCGCCGGCGCTGGCGGCGGCGTTCGTCGGCACGGCGATCGGCTCCGGCACCGACGTCGCCATCGAGGCCGCCGACGTGACGCTGATGCGGGACGACCCGACGGACGTCGTGAAGGCGATCCGCGTCTCCGCGGGGACGCTCGCGAAGATCAAGCAGAACCTCTTCTGGGCGCTCGGGTACAACACCGCGATGATTCCGCTGGCGTCGCTCGGCCTGCTTCAGCCGATCCTCGCGGCGGGCGCGATGGCGCTGTCGTCGGTGTCAGTGCTGACGAACAGCCTGCTGTTCCGGCGGTACACGCCCGATCACGACTACCGCGTCCTGGGGTTCCTCCGCGGCGGACGCTGA
- a CDS encoding AsnC family transcriptional regulator gives MSTLDETDVRILELLVENGRRSYSDIAEVVDLSPPAVSDRIERLRESGVIRRFTVDVDRSQLRAGVPVLVTLELPADAVDEVRDDVVAADPVEHVFVTAEGDVVFHARVRADAVREQLDQLVDLSRVDDYEVAVVGDVEWSPALGGAEFALSCAECGNTVTSEGRSERIGGERYHFCCPSCLAQFRERYEQFEADAT, from the coding sequence ATGTCGACGCTTGACGAGACCGACGTCCGGATCCTCGAACTCCTGGTCGAGAACGGCCGGCGCTCCTACAGCGACATCGCCGAGGTGGTCGACCTCTCGCCGCCGGCGGTCTCCGATCGGATCGAGAGACTGCGGGAGTCCGGCGTCATCCGCCGGTTCACCGTCGACGTCGACCGCTCGCAGCTCCGGGCGGGCGTCCCGGTCCTCGTGACGCTCGAACTTCCCGCCGACGCCGTCGACGAGGTTCGCGACGACGTCGTCGCCGCGGACCCCGTCGAGCACGTCTTCGTCACGGCCGAGGGCGACGTTGTCTTCCACGCGCGGGTCCGCGCCGACGCCGTCCGCGAGCAGCTCGACCAGCTGGTCGACCTCTCCCGGGTCGACGACTACGAGGTGGCCGTCGTCGGCGACGTCGAGTGGTCGCCGGCCCTCGGCGGCGCGGAGTTCGCGCTGTCGTGTGCGGAGTGCGGCAACACCGTCACCAGCGAGGGCCGCAGCGAGCGCATCGGCGGCGAGCGCTACCACTTCTGCTGTCCGTCGTGTCTCGCGCAGTTCCGCGAGCGCTACGAGCAGTTCGAGGCCGACGCGACCTGA
- a CDS encoding acyltransferase has product MTKVNVSLPAEAEANVQAFIDEVDERLSSSEDTCRVVTETLVDLHGDREAYDRWQAGEEVSPAERVRLQGYDPCNATLESEYYAEKDEERFPESKYLQWLWRQFDATPMADNVAFALRFRGMLANHLFEECGDDCRFFKGITFTYGHNISVGDNVVIHDDVHLDDRGRLTIGDRASISDNAHLYSHDHDVVDQTAVENYHTIVGDDARVTYDAMVRAGCRIGENAVVGARSVVQGDVPDHHVAAGIPAKSLKIKPGWESVADPIEDRLENRQSERRIDYELPEDLETFDEFGRDRTPPAE; this is encoded by the coding sequence ATGACAAAAGTCAACGTCTCCCTCCCCGCGGAGGCGGAAGCGAACGTCCAGGCGTTCATCGACGAGGTAGACGAGCGGCTCTCCTCCTCGGAGGACACCTGTCGCGTCGTCACGGAGACGCTCGTCGACCTCCACGGGGACCGCGAGGCGTACGACCGCTGGCAGGCCGGCGAGGAGGTCTCACCGGCCGAGCGCGTTCGACTGCAAGGCTATGACCCCTGCAACGCGACCCTCGAATCGGAGTACTACGCCGAGAAGGACGAGGAGCGATTCCCCGAGTCGAAGTACCTCCAGTGGCTCTGGCGGCAGTTCGACGCGACGCCGATGGCCGACAACGTCGCGTTCGCGCTCCGGTTCCGGGGGATGCTCGCGAACCACCTCTTCGAGGAGTGCGGCGACGACTGCCGGTTCTTCAAGGGGATCACGTTCACCTACGGCCACAACATCTCCGTCGGCGACAACGTCGTGATCCACGACGACGTCCACCTCGACGACCGGGGGAGACTCACGATCGGCGACCGCGCGTCGATCTCGGACAACGCCCACCTCTACAGTCACGACCACGACGTCGTCGACCAGACCGCGGTGGAGAACTACCACACCATCGTCGGCGACGACGCCCGGGTGACCTACGACGCGATGGTCCGCGCGGGCTGTCGGATCGGCGAGAACGCCGTCGTCGGCGCGCGCTCCGTCGTGCAGGGTGACGTTCCGGACCACCACGTCGCTGCCGGCATCCCCGCGAAGAGCCTGAAGATCAAACCCGGCTGGGAGTCCGTCGCCGACCCTATCGAGGACCGGCTCGAAAACCGCCAGTCCGAGCGGCGGATCGACTACGAACTGCCCGAGGACCTCGAGACCTTCGACGAGTTCGGACGGGACCGAACGCCGCCGGCCGAGTGA
- a CDS encoding nitrite/sulfite reductase, which yields MPSDVENWKSEVYGNEIREHLFRFAEEGFDTIPDDERDAWFERFKWWGLYHQRNGQEGYFMMRIGTPNGVLEPGQLRVVGEIADEYARGPGTNPIFGDAYADYTTRQAIQLHWIELSDVPDVFEKLESNGLSTQQACGDSWRNIVGNPVAGKDGQEVIDAWPVIRDLNETFKGDEDHSNLPRKWKVSVTGSADGSGQGDINDLAFEPAYKEIDGEDVVGFNVRVGGGLARNEPRFARDIDVWVSPERVSDVAGGLSALFRDNGDREDRYNARIKFLVDEWGAEEVRETLQEEYVDFELHTAGRDVREEYTYNTGEGERNDLVGVHEQKDGKNFVGLNVLVGRMGAEDVLELADLAEEYGSGEVRLSQRQNVIVTDVPDSELDDFLAEDLLEHYSPEPSPFMRGSIACTGTEFCSLSIVETKNRQVRFARWLKENVDLPEDVEEFHIHLSGCTASCAQPQIADVSLRGMKTRKDGEAVEALDVGLGGGLGDEPQFARWVTQRVPVDEVPGALANLIDSFADEREEGESFRAFVDRHDDDELDELVEPEETSYEDPMMHNTKMTWYPYAEDDSMDAKPPAPADD from the coding sequence ATGCCATCGGACGTCGAAAACTGGAAGTCGGAGGTCTACGGGAACGAGATACGCGAACACCTCTTCAGGTTCGCCGAGGAGGGCTTCGACACCATCCCGGACGACGAGCGGGACGCGTGGTTCGAGCGCTTCAAGTGGTGGGGGCTGTACCACCAGCGGAACGGGCAGGAGGGCTACTTCATGATGCGGATCGGGACGCCGAACGGCGTGCTCGAACCCGGCCAACTGCGCGTCGTCGGCGAGATCGCCGACGAGTACGCGCGCGGCCCGGGAACGAACCCGATCTTCGGCGACGCCTACGCCGACTACACCACCCGGCAGGCGATCCAACTGCACTGGATCGAACTCTCTGACGTGCCGGACGTCTTCGAGAAGCTCGAGTCGAACGGGCTGTCGACCCAGCAGGCGTGTGGCGACTCCTGGCGGAACATCGTCGGCAACCCCGTCGCCGGCAAGGACGGACAGGAGGTCATCGACGCCTGGCCGGTCATCCGCGACCTCAACGAGACGTTCAAGGGCGACGAGGACCACTCGAACCTCCCGCGGAAGTGGAAGGTCTCCGTCACCGGCTCGGCCGACGGATCCGGCCAGGGCGACATCAACGACCTCGCCTTCGAGCCGGCGTACAAGGAGATCGACGGCGAGGACGTCGTCGGCTTCAACGTCCGCGTCGGCGGCGGCCTCGCCCGCAACGAGCCGCGGTTCGCCCGCGACATCGACGTCTGGGTCTCGCCGGAGCGCGTCTCGGACGTCGCCGGCGGCCTCTCGGCGCTCTTCCGCGACAACGGCGACCGCGAGGACCGCTACAACGCCCGGATCAAGTTCCTCGTCGACGAGTGGGGCGCCGAGGAGGTCCGCGAGACGCTCCAGGAGGAGTACGTCGACTTCGAGTTACATACCGCCGGCCGCGACGTCCGCGAGGAGTACACCTACAACACCGGCGAGGGCGAGCGCAACGACCTCGTCGGCGTCCACGAACAGAAGGACGGAAAGAACTTCGTCGGCCTGAACGTCCTCGTCGGTCGGATGGGCGCCGAGGACGTCCTCGAACTCGCCGACCTCGCCGAGGAGTACGGCTCCGGCGAGGTCCGACTCTCCCAGCGACAGAACGTCATCGTCACCGACGTGCCCGACTCGGAACTCGACGACTTCCTCGCCGAGGACCTCCTCGAACACTACTCGCCCGAGCCGTCGCCGTTCATGCGCGGCTCGATCGCCTGTACGGGCACGGAGTTCTGTTCGCTCTCGATCGTCGAGACCAAGAATCGACAAGTGCGCTTCGCGCGCTGGTTGAAGGAGAACGTCGACCTCCCCGAAGACGTCGAGGAGTTCCACATCCACCTCTCGGGCTGTACCGCCTCCTGTGCCCAGCCGCAGATCGCCGACGTGAGCCTCCGCGGGATGAAGACGCGGAAGGACGGCGAGGCGGTCGAGGCGCTCGACGTCGGTCTCGGCGGCGGGCTCGGCGACGAGCCGCAGTTCGCCCGCTGGGTCACCCAGCGCGTCCCCGTCGACGAGGTGCCCGGCGCGCTCGCGAACCTCATCGACTCGTTCGCCGACGAGCGCGAGGAGGGCGAGTCCTTCCGCGCGTTCGTCGACCGCCACGACGACGACGAGCTCGACGAGCTCGTCGAGCCCGAGGAGACGAGCTACGAGGATCCGATGATGCACAACACGAAGATGACGTGGTACCCCTACGCCGAGGACGACTCGATGGACGCGAAGCCGCCGGCCCCCGCGGACGACTGA